Below is a genomic region from Deltaproteobacteria bacterium.
AGTTTTAAAGCTGCAACCGCTCGAACTCGATCAACCTCAACTCCAGCGCCGCCTAAGCTTAAAAACTCTTCCATCAGTTTCATCGCCGCCGCTGGATTTTCACCTTTTACAGCTTGAAGCCCTTGCGCCCACACATCCATCGCCATTTCATGACGGGTTGGCGGAGGAATCACGATTTCCTGTGTACGCCACTGCGCCAACGTCTGACCGTATGAAAATGCACAGAGCACAAGTCCCAAGGATAGACTACCCATCAAAAACGCACTCATCCAAGAGGCCGAGCTTTGATCAACAACCACAGGCTCAACATTAAACTCTACAAAATCATTGTAACCGGTTCCGTTTGCTACCTGATTTGAAAATGCCGGTAACTCTGGCAAGGGAACATTGGCAAAAGACGTTGATTCCCTCTCGGAAGCCGGAGCAGGGGAATCAGCCCAAAGCTCAACCCCGAGGTCGTCCAAATCGACTTCCTGAGAGTCTCCGGTGCTTAGAGTCGTTTCACCGACTACAACTACCACATCCGTAAGGTTCGCCGTCAAATCACCTTCCGAGCTTAAGCTCGGCATCTCAGGTAGCTTAAAAACACCCGTTGCAGCACCATCTTCTGAATTGACCACTGGGGGAGCTGGTAAAATTGCCGCCGACAATATTTCTCGGCTACCCTCAGCGATTTCCTGGGGTACGGCCTGCTCGGGACCCGGCACACCCACCAGGGGCGTCTCCCGGTGAAAGGCCACCAGCTTCTGAGCCAAGTTACTTCCCGGCTCAAAGCTCATCGCCACCAAACTGGGAAAAATATCAGAGGGGCTTGGAGCCTCCAGCCAAACCTGCCCTGAACAGCTTGGACAATTCCCTGTAATGACCACACGTTTGGGCGGTGAAGAGGAAGACCATTGGCAAGCAGGGCAGATTAAATTCATAGTAAGAACACTATAATGCTGATTTATGGTTAGAACAAAGGTCTTACGTCGAGACGGGATTGCACCCACACAAAGATTATGAAATTCAGCATCCATGGCAGAAACAATTTTCTCGAAAATTCTGAGCGGTGACATTCCATCTTACAAGGTCTACGAAGACGACTTGGTCTACGCCTTTTTGGATATTGGGCCCTTAAGCCCCGGACATACACTGGTTATTCCTAAGGAAGCTGCGCCCACGCTCGATGCGCTCTCAGACGAGTCGTCAGCAGCAATTGGGCGAGTTCTACCGAGGCTCTGCCGAGCGGTCATGGCTGCCACAGGGACCAAAGAGTACAATGTCCTTCAAAACAATGGCACAAGTGCTCACCAGGCCGTCATGCATGTTCACTACCACATCATCCCCAAGCCCGACGTTGAACGTGGGCTCGGTGTAGGGTGGCCGAGTACAACCCTTGTGCAAAATGACGCTCAGGCCTTGGCAAAAGCCATTACAGAGGCCATTTAATTGATAATTCGTAGCAAGTCCTACGCGACTGCGGTATTCTTAAACGATTCGAATAGCTTCATCGGAATAACTAAATGGCTGACTTACTGAATATATTGGGCTTTGGATTTAGCCTTTGGATGTTTGTGGATGCGCTACGGCGTAAAGCAGACTTTTATTGGTACATCCTCATCATTTTGCTCATGCCAATTGGTGGATTTATCTACTTCTTCTTCATCAAATTGCCTGAGCTCCAAGCAGCCTCCGCCGATGGCAGTGGCAGTGGTCTGGCGGCCATTCCATTTCCTATGCGCAAAGGGCCATCGATTCGCTCACTGCAGTCACAGGTCAATGAAACTCCCAGCCAGGAAAATAAGCTTGCTCTAGCTTGGGCACTTTTTGAAGACCAACGCATTCCAGAGAGTTCTGAAATTTTCTTGGCCTGTCACCGAGAGGATGACGACGACGCTGAATGTTTATACGGAATCGCCCGGTGCCTCAGTGCCAATGGCGAGCACGCACAAGCTGCCACCTATTTCGAAAAAGTAATTAGTTTGGACCGGGTATTTCGCGACTACGACCCCTGGCTTGACCTCGCTTTTGGGTATCTGCAAATCGAAGATTCGAATAAAGCGCTTGAGGTTCTCGCCAAACTTATTGAAGAAGCACCTCGGGTTAAGCACAAAACCATTCTAGGTCGCTGCCTTGCTGATGCAGGCTTTCACGACCAAGCTCGCACAGCCCTCACCGAAGCCATTGCAGACTACGAAGAGTCGAGCTTCTTCTTGCAAAGAGACAATGAAACTTGGGTGACGCAAGCACGAGAGCTTCTCGCTGGTTTACCTACAGATTTACATTAGACAAAGTGCCCGGCTGGGCTAAGAACGCTGGGGCTAAGCCTCGGACTCAGATTCAGATTCGGCCAAGGCGCGTGACTTGTTGATCGCCTCACCAAGGTAATTAATGAGGTCTTGAATGCCCTCGCCTGTTGCGGCTGAAATCGCGAAGAAGGGAAGACCCTTCTCCTTAGCGTATTCTCCAATCCGCTCAGCTTCTTCCTGAACATCCGGTAAATCCATTCGATTCAAAACAAGAACCTTCTCAACCTGCGACAACTTCTCGTCGTGCAGCTTAAGCTCATTCTCAATCGCTTCAAAATCTTCAATAGGATCTCGCCCGGGTTCTTCTGAGCATACGGTTACCAAGTGAGCGATACGTCGTACACGTTCAACGTGGCGTAAGAACCTTGAGCCCAAACCGGCGCCATCTGAAGCACCAACAATGAGACCTGGTACATCCGCGACAACGTAGTGCTCAGTAATACCAAATTTAACGACACCTAAATTGGGTGCCAAAGTCGTAAATGGATAATCAGCTATCTTAGGTTTGGCCGACGACATCCGCGCAATCAACGAAGACTTACCAACGCTTGGCATTCCCACTAAACCAACATCTGCGATGAGCTTAAGCTCGAACCGTAAAGTTAGCTCTTCCCCTGGCTCACCGGGCTGGGAGAATTTAGGTGCTTGTCGTGTTGATGTTTTAAAGTGCGCGTTGCCTTTTCCGCCCCGGCCACCCTGTGCCACGACGAAAGGAATATCAGGCTCACACAAATCGCCAAGCTCATCACCGGTTTCTTCGTTGTAAACAACCGTTCCGACCGGAACGCGCAGAATCATCGGCTCGCCATCACGCCCAGAACATTGGTTACCCTCACCAGGGCGACCATTGTCTGCGAAGTGTCGAGGCTGAAACTTATAATCGAGGAGTGTAGCGATTTGTGTATCAGGATAGATCACAACATCACCGCCGCGACCACCGTTGCCGCCGTCGGGACCACCGAGAGGTACGTGCTTTTCGCGTCGAAAGGAAACGCAACCTGACCCGCCATTACCTGAACGGGTCAATATAGCTGCTTCATCTATGAATTTGTATCTCACGGGAAGGGGCGCTTACCGCTTTCCAGACCGATGGGGTCAGGAAGCGTTTACAATGACCGCTACAGTGCGGTTCTTGCTCTTCTGGTATTTTACAACACCAGTTTCAAGAGCGAACAATGTGAAATCTTTGCCCATTCCTACGCTACGTCCAGCATGAATCTTGGTGCCTGTTTGGCGTACAAGAATATTACCTGCTTTAACGTACATACCATCGGCACGCTTGACGCCGCGGAACTTAGGATTGGAATCGCGACCGTTACGGGTAGAACCCTGACCTTTTTTGTGTGCCATGACTGCAACTCACTTCGTTTGTTGTGTTAGACCGAATTATCCGTTGATTTCTAAAATTTCAACTTCGGTAAATGGCTGACGGTGACCTTTAAGCTTGTGAAAGCCTTTGCGCTTCTTGCGCTTGAAAACGTCAACTTTAGAGTGACGACCTTGATCGACAATCTTTGCAGAGACGGCTGCGCCGCTCACTACAGGAGTGCCGATTTTTACGTCATCTTCATTACCAACTAACAGAACGTCGGTAAACTGATAATCAGCACCTACATCGCCAGCTAGCTTTTCGATCTTAAGGCGTTCGCCTTTGACAACGCGATGTTGTTTGTTTCCAGTGCGTATTACTGCGTACATATGCGTATCCTCCAAGGATTACTTTTGCGGGCGTATGACCCACACCGCTCCGATCTGGCAAACATCACTCTGGCCAGCCCGGTATACGGATTGCGCCTTCTAGGGTCCACTGGGATATTTGTCAAGCTTCAACACCGTAACTGCTTAGAAAACAGGGAGATATCGCGATCTACCGTGATCCAACCCTAAAAAAGCCGCCAGGTTGACACTGAGAGCCCGTCAGCATATCGGAATTGTTTGGTTTTTACGTAAACTCAGCAGGAGCAAGAGAAATGAAAATCTTTATCGACACCGCCGATGTGGAAGAAATTCGAGAGGCGGCAAGCTGGGGTATCTTAGATGGTGTCACCACAAACCCTTCTCTCATCGCCAAAACCGGCCGTGAC
It encodes:
- a CDS encoding HIT family protein encodes the protein MAETIFSKILSGDIPSYKVYEDDLVYAFLDIGPLSPGHTLVIPKEAAPTLDALSDESSAAIGRVLPRLCRAVMAATGTKEYNVLQNNGTSAHQAVMHVHYHIIPKPDVERGLGVGWPSTTLVQNDAQALAKAITEAI
- a CDS encoding tetratricopeptide repeat protein produces the protein MADLLNILGFGFSLWMFVDALRRKADFYWYILIILLMPIGGFIYFFFIKLPELQAASADGSGSGLAAIPFPMRKGPSIRSLQSQVNETPSQENKLALAWALFEDQRIPESSEIFLACHREDDDDAECLYGIARCLSANGEHAQAATYFEKVISLDRVFRDYDPWLDLAFGYLQIEDSNKALEVLAKLIEEAPRVKHKTILGRCLADAGFHDQARTALTEAIADYEESSFFLQRDNETWVTQARELLAGLPTDLH
- the obgE gene encoding GTPase ObgE, with the protein product MRYKFIDEAAILTRSGNGGSGCVSFRREKHVPLGGPDGGNGGRGGDVVIYPDTQIATLLDYKFQPRHFADNGRPGEGNQCSGRDGEPMILRVPVGTVVYNEETGDELGDLCEPDIPFVVAQGGRGGKGNAHFKTSTRQAPKFSQPGEPGEELTLRFELKLIADVGLVGMPSVGKSSLIARMSSAKPKIADYPFTTLAPNLGVVKFGITEHYVVADVPGLIVGASDGAGLGSRFLRHVERVRRIAHLVTVCSEEPGRDPIEDFEAIENELKLHDEKLSQVEKVLVLNRMDLPDVQEEAERIGEYAKEKGLPFFAISAATGEGIQDLINYLGEAINKSRALAESESESEA
- the rpmA gene encoding 50S ribosomal protein L27, yielding MAHKKGQGSTRNGRDSNPKFRGVKRADGMYVKAGNILVRQTGTKIHAGRSVGMGKDFTLFALETGVVKYQKSKNRTVAVIVNAS
- the rplU gene encoding 50S ribosomal protein L21, whose amino-acid sequence is MYAVIRTGNKQHRVVKGERLKIEKLAGDVGADYQFTDVLLVGNEDDVKIGTPVVSGAAVSAKIVDQGRHSKVDVFKRKKRKGFHKLKGHRQPFTEVEILEING